The genomic region GTCTATCAACCACCTCACTGTACTCCTTCCTAATCTTTCCCATGCTTCAAGGAGAAATACAAGTGGACACAAGTTCACTTCTATCCCCGCACCATCACAGAAGGCCTACGGAGTCCTTAAAAATGCACCTACTCACAAAAGAGGATATTTAAGCAAAAAGCACaccatttttaaaacactttagcaacaaaaaaagaatgcaaaaccTCCCACTTATATCTTTTATATTGGATACCTATTGAAATAAATCTGCCAAAACTTTGGAAATACATGGATCAAATAAGTTACATTATTGGAACTAATCCCACCAGGGCTGGGAATATACCTATgtgcaaaagaaaaaaggttaGTGCAAGAGGCCCAAGTTCAACCTTCAGCATCAAAAGAAAACatatgctatttttttctttatgtattatcATGGTTACCAAAAATTTTAACTATATATATGAGGCCTGACGTGGTAACACACCCTTGTAATCCTAATCCTtagaacacagaggcaggaagatcaagagttccaggccagcctagattaCATGAGACCTTGCTCTCCAgtataaaaaagtaattttaagcaCACCCAAGAAATTAGATGATTTTGATTATTCAGATCACAATATCCTGAGTCACACTACctgtttttaaatctttcctAGATACAAAACTGCAGATAagctattatttctatatctcaaTGTCCTCAAATTTAAAAAGGCAacaatggccaggtggtggtgtacacttgtaatgcTGGCATGTAGGAAGTTGAGGTAGGAGAATCATTGTgtgctggaagccagcctgggctacatagtgaggtaaggccagcctgaactacataactAACCCTGTCCCAAAATAGCAACAATAATGACAATTAGTAAGTGGAAATAACAAAAGACTCGGTGACTAAAAAAAAAGCTATATGAAACAGGTCTCAGGTATTagcattgtttatttttcttaacacatcaggaaaaaacacacacaaagtcaaaTTGACTTCCGGGGTTCATTTTTTATGAATTCAAGACTGAAGAGGGACTAGAAACATAGCTTAGTGAGATAACCCTTGCTTAGCACGTGTAGGAGCCTGGATTTGAACCTCGATACGGGAGACGGGAAAGTTTAATATAAACTGAAACAaggagtggtggcgcacacctgtagccccagcactcaggaggctgaggcaagaggctcTCAACGGTGAAGCTAGATTGGGGTACAGTGAAAAACAGAGGTCAATCTGAGCTAATACTCAGACCTATCAACCCCACCCCCATTTGAATTACAAATGCAGAGGTTTGCTGCTCTTAGTAAcgctagagcaatggttctcaacctgtgtgtttcAACCCCtttgggtcacatatcagatatttacattacaattcaaaacagtagcaaaattacagttatgaagtaatacacgaggaactgtattaaagggttgcagcattaggaaggttgagaactactgctgtaAAGCATGGGAATAGCTGCAATGTTGAATAAACTATAGGCTGAAGAGCTGAAGAGAATCCAGGAACTATCAAAGTTCGggttagctaggcatggtggtatacaactTTCATGCACCAGTGGTGGagggtgggaggcagaagcaggcagatctgagctcaaggccagcctggtctacttagtgagctccaggacagccacgactacaaagagaaaccctgtctcaaacaacaacaaaatttttaacttagttttatgtgtacatgtatgtaagcGCATCACCTGTGAACAGTGCTATGCCAGGTGACAgcgctggatcccctggggctgcagctacagttataagctgccaaggggtgctgggaatggaaccatgGTCCTCTGCAGAGtatcaagtgcttttaaccactacaCCATCTCTCTGCCCCTCAAAGTTGGATTTTTTTGGATACTTCCTTCCTCCctaactacaaaaagaaacctgCAAAGCAGCAAGTCTCCTAAAGATTGCCTGAAGCATGTAAACACAGGAACCAACAGTATAGcactatatgtgtgtgcatgcgtgcgtgtatttggataaacaccataaccaaataaAGACCACAGTTATTTGATAAAAGTTTATAAGAGAACCCTTCATCCTAAACAACTCTCAAATTTCCAAGGAActttacctgtttttttttttttttttgctatgttcTGTTTTAAAGACAGCAGTTAAACCACACTTAAGAGTATacttaaattaaaatgtttaacttttaaaaattctctctctctctctctctctctctccctccctccctccctccctccctctctcgggtgtgtgtgtgtgtgtgtgtgtgtgtgtgtgtgtgtgtgtgtgtcgacTTGCgagtctccgtgtgtgtgtgtgtgtgtgtgtgtgtgtgtgtgtgtgtgtgtgtctcgacTTGCGAGTCTCCCCAGAGCTAGAGATACAGAAAGTTCTGAACCACCAcacactgagtgctgggaatcaaactttggTTGTCTGTGAGAGCTAcatgggctcttaaccactgggccatctctcttgtccacttgaataaaattttaaatatgatttttttttccttaataacaaaaaaaaaaatcaaaacttggAGAAAGAGCCAGTtatggtggctcaagcctgtaatctcagcactcaagaggttgagACAGGGGGACTGCCTGGAGTTTGGACTTGCCaagctaaatatatatatatatatatatagtgagttccagaccagcctggactagagtgaAACTCATCTTAAAAATTAGCAAGAATAAACAATAAagctggagaaagaaaataattattaaatatgaatatatttcttaTGATTAACCACCAATATGAAAAGGACAAAACGCTTgaactgttctaaccccataaaTCTAGATAACTTGAAACATCTATATTATTACTACAATTTatcctttgtcattttttttctttaaactttttaattgttacatttttctctttaggtagagtctcatgtatccctgctggcctcaaacatgccACATACATAGCCCAGGAAAGACTTAACcttcttatcttcctgcctccgagcactgggatcacaggtgtgctgtGTGGTGCTGAGAAGCCAATGGACAGCGGCTTCCAGCATGCTAGGCAgaaactctaccaactgagctacagggCAGCCCCCATCCTTTATTATCATTCATGTAATacttttgcttgcttttcttgAGATTGGGCCAACTGCTGTATAGCTAGAACCTGTTTGAATGGTCGAAAGGAGGAAAGTAAACAGCCAAACAGAAGTCCAGACAGAGATGAACCCCAAGACTAGACGAGCCACGAACAAGGTAACTTTAAAAGTCCAATTTAACACTCGACGAAGGGACATGGCAGATATTTACTCTTAAACTCCGTTTTGGAGGCTGCATCTTTCTACCTTAGCTGTCTAATAAGTACCAAATCCTGTTCGGTGACTGTTAACAACAGTCTCGACTCCCTTGTGCAGGGGCTCAGGTTTATCTTCACGACTTAATGACCCGGCTCGTCCGAGGAAGACTGCGCTTAGAAAACCGGGGTGGCCAGGAGCGCGCGGTCTTGACAGACGCTGGCCGCCCCTCGTCAGCCGCAGCCCCGGGCCGCCGCCCCTCTGTCCTCTACTTGCTCCCAACTTCCTTTTCTCGGCCACGGCTCGGCTGCAGCTGATGGACGAGGAAGAACACCACGTACCTTCGGAAGTGAGGCGGGAGAAGGGCTTGAGCAGTTCGGCGAAGCTGAGGTGGTTGAGGCGGGTGAGCCGCTCGGCTTCGTCGCTGCACAGCGCGGCGACGCAGGGAACGAAGGAGTCGGGGATGAGCTCCTGCACCGACTGCACGCACTGGGCCATGGCCGCGGCCCGGCGCCCGGCCTCCGCCCCACCTCGGAGCCGAGCttgccgcagccgccgccgccgccgccgcctgcccGGCCGGGTGCCGCCCCACTCCGGAGCCTGCAGCCGACTGCGCGTAGCCGCCGCTGCTTCGGCTTCCGGGGCCTGGGCCCGTCCCCGCCTCCTCTCAGCGCTCCCGGAAGCTTTGCATCCCACCCTGGCCGGTGGGGACGCCGACCACCGCCACTCGGTCCTCCCGACGGCAAAGCCTTGGTCACTGTCCGACAGGAACCGCCATGTTGGGCCGAACCCTGACCCGCCGGCAGCACTACTCCCGGCAGGCCCCGTGCGCACCCCTCACGTGACTGTGTCAAAGACGCGGTAGGGGCGGGGCCGGAGCCGATGCCTGGAAAACAGGGAGCTACGGAAGCCCGTAGGAAGATTGGAACCGGAAATACTGTGACGAGTGGCTTCCCCTATTGGCTGGGGGCGGGGCTATGAGGCGGGTGGGCGTGGCCGAGCGGGCCGGGCGCGCAGGCTTTGGACAGGTTCTCCCGCGGGTGCCGGGCAAGTCTGTAATGGTGATGGCTGTTCACGCGGGCCTGACCTTCTTGGTGTCCCCAAAGATCTCATCTGGCTGCAGTAAGCAACTGATGTAACTTCGCGCTACTTTCTGACAGGTCGCCCCGCCTTTCCCTTGGTGGGCGGCAACTGCTTGAGGGTGAAGGGGTGCTGATTGCCAGCCAGGTGCCTAGGAGTTCCCTCTGGAGGTGCTAAAGGCGGACTGTGTATCCTTTGAGCACCGGTGTGCTTTTAGAAGCGGTCTGCCACACGTGTGCTCAACCACCGAGCGGGAAAATGTGCTGTTGAGGGTGCTTTAGTTAGCACGGGGTGTAAGGGGAAACTCCATTTTTCTGGATCTCTGGGAAAGGCTGTCTTCGTTGTCAGTCTTTTTTTAAGACGCAGGCTAGGACGTAGTGCACTTGTCTCTCATACATGAAGTTCTGGCTGtctggatgtcttggaactcctacttcagcctcccaagtactggggttaccgGCTttcaccaccacgcctggctccgcctctccttttcctttttggagTGTTTACTTCGTGGCAATGGAGAAACCAGTACTTATATACTGTGTGGCTGGCCATTCTTGCATACTTGAGACTTGTCAGCCCCCATAATCACATGACCCACGCCTTAAAGGGACTAGCTAAAAGAGAATTACCAGAGGCTTGCCACAAGACAGAATGGGGAACGGAGTTTTACTAGACTAGGCACTAGAGCTGGCTATTAGCAAAGgcatgtagatctctgtgagtatgagaacaccctggtctatgtagcaagttacGAGCTAGTTAGAGCTGtgtacagtgagacactgtctcaagagaaggggagggggagtatTGCCTTAAAAGAGATAACATTACAGTGGGCACCttaacagacttttttttttttttcatttttttgagacagggtttctctgtgtaaccactctggctgtcctggaactcaatctgtagaccaggctggcctcgaactcacagagatctgcctgcctctgcctctggagtgctggtattaaaagagTATGCTACCACCACTTGGctttctggcctggaacttgctatgtagacccagctggcctcatactcagagatctgcctgcctcctcagtacagggattaaaggtgtgtgccaccatgtccagtggTAGCAGACTTTTTAATCAAGACTTTTGCAACATCAAAACAGAAGTTAGTGGGGatagagatggcccagtggttaagagcaattactgcttttgcagaggacctgagttcagttcccagcatccacatcaggtggcccacaactgccagtaactccagttccaggggactagACACCCTTGTCTGACCTTTAAGGGCACCTATACTTATGTGCACATAACCatacagagacatatacacatgtactataaataaatctgaaaaaaaaatctgaagttaAAATTGGATGTGGTGATACATACCAGTAATTCCAAGCTGGAattgccaggtagtggtggcacatgccttcagtcctagcactcaggaggcagaagcaggtggatctatgtgagttcgaggccagcctggtccacaaagttagatccaggacaactagggctattCTGGGAAAGCTTGTCTTGGAACACTcccccagccaaaaaaaaaaaaaaaaaaaaaaaaaaaatcaaggctgaAACAAGATTGTCAGCCTGAAATACACAGTAAGACTGAATCTGGGGGAAAATGTAAGCTGAGCATACTGGAACATGCCTGTCATCTTGGCACTGGAAAAGTGGAGGCAGATAGACAGAtgttcaatgtcatcctcagctacatagcaagttccaggttagtctggaatacatgagactctgtatttaacaacaacatcaaaaagtGTATCTAGAGCCAGGCggtcatggcacatgcctttaatttcagcacttggggggagggggcagaggcaggcagatctctgtgagttcaaggccagcctggtctacagagtgagttctaggacaaccaaggctgttacacagagaaactctgtctcaaaaaacaaacaaacaaaaatgttatcTAGGCAGTGGTAACTACACCCATAATCCCAACAGTTGGAAGACAAGCAGGAGCACCAGcacaatttcaaggccagcctgctctacagtatgaaagtggtgtgtgtgtgtgtgtgtgtgtgtgtgtgtgtgtgtgtgtgtgtgttggctaacacctgtaatcccagcttttgaGATGTTGAGGCAAGATGATTTCCACAAGGtctaggctacataagaccctgtctttaaaagtaagaataaataaatgtaaaacatgctggaaaataaataaatgcgaAAACAttctggagatatagctcagcgTTAGGGCACTTGTCTCTGATACATGAAATTCTGGGTTTAATCccctgtgatttaaaaaaaaaaaaaaaaacgtagccGGGAGGTGGTAGTgaaagcctataatcccagcactcgggaggcagcagcatgcccatctctgtgagttggaggccagcctggtctacaaagtgaattccaggacagccaggctcttacacagagaaaccctgttcaaaaaaaaaaaaaaaaaaaaaaatttaaatcggAAGTTCAAATTATACTAGCTTAAACCAAGTGTAGGTAAAAGAGACTCATAGCTCACAGGAAAGGGCCCTTGGGACAAGAATAACCCCAGGCTTCATCAGCAGGAGTCTTCCCCTTACATCTCTGCTTCCATCTTCATTCCTCGGGGACCTTTCTCCCCAGTGGAGGGCCTGCCCATGTGCCCAGGTCCCACATTCTCATTTTAACAAATTAAACAGAAATGGAACTTCACATTCCCAGCATCAGTCTGTCCACCCCACTGCCATATGCCTTTTCCTGAGCCAATCAAGTTCCAGGAAGGTTAGCTATTATTAGCTATGGCTAGTCATTGTAATCAGATGTTTTCGGTCCCAACCATTTGTTTCCAAATACCCAgcagtcacttcccaaattatcacacagagccttatattaataataaatgctcGGCCGATAGCTTaaacttgttactagctaactcttacatttcttatctatgtttagccatgtggcttggtatcttttctcagtatggcattctcacCTTGCTTTTCCGCATTTTCTGgcaactctctgactctgcccttcctcttcccagaattctcttgcgctcaatctcttcctgcccagctatcagccaatcagctttttattagccaatgagagtaatacatattcatagtgtacaaaaagattattccacagcaagtcaTGGTCATATCTCTATTCTTCTAGGTAGGAAGATATGATTTATGACTATCAAACTAAAGATGGGAATGTTTACCAGccaaatataaaaatcatatatCTCACCACAACTAATCATTGGCTTCTCTATAACCACACATTGCCTTCTTCCATAGCTATGATTTTAAGACTGCTCCTACCTAATAATTATCCCTTTTACTACTGAAAACAGACTCATCTTCTACGTGGAGGCAGCCATACAGAAATCATCATAGCCAATTCCAACCCAGGGATCTCTGGATGTGTTTCTTCATAGTCTGTGACCAATagctttttattcatttctttatttatttctgagacaggcccaggctggccaccaactcactctgtagtcaaggatgatcttgaactaatcttcctgcctccacttccccagggctgggatcgcTCATTTTTATGTGGTTGCTGGAGATTTAAAGCAGGACTTCATGCATTCTAGGCATGAAttctgccaactgaactacatcccagacactaatattttttttcaaatttcattacagaagtttatttatttgtatttgttcatGTACCCATGAcctaagtggaggtcagaggacaacctttgtctcctaccatgtgggtctgggaatggaactcaggatatcaggcttggcagccagcatCTTCctaagtatacatacatacatatagagagAAAGTGGGTGAATTTAATGTGGTCTTCAAAGTCACTAGGTCATAggtagaccttgaactcctgatcctcctgtctcaacctgctgggattacaggtatgtgaaaCTATGCCTGGCCTCTAGCTGTTAAAAGTGAAGACATGAGGtgtggatatagttcagtggtagagtgcttgcttagtatgtGCAAGGCCGTGGGTTTAGTCTCCAGTACTACAAAAACGAAGGGAGGGTAGCAAATCAAGCTGTTGGTTCTTCTGGTAGTGCCATGCCCACTTGCTTTttcaatataataaagaaatctgttttctttgttagaaacaaaatcaaatcatAAAATTGTCATTCAATAATTTCACATCCCACTAGTCATTAGACAAGTCCGTCACCATTGGACATCACAGAGTGTACTTACACAAATTCAGGTGATatcttcctggggagatgtgaataAATGTCCACTCATTGCTGATaactgactgtcttagttagggtttctattgctgtgaagagacactatgaccatggcaactcttataaaggaaacatttaattggaagcttgcttatagtttagaggtttagtccattgtcatcatggcaggaagcatggaagTATGCTGGCAGACATGATCATGGGAAagtacctgagagttctacattcagatctgaaggcagcaggaagagagagtgacactgggcttggcttgagcatctgaaacttcaaagcctgcccccaatgacacacctcctccaacaatgccacacctactcctccaaggccatacctcctaatagtgctaatCCCTATGAGCCTCTAGGGGTCATtttcagtcaaaccaccacactgaccaaAGAAAGCATTTCACCAGGCATGGTGAACCAGGTTACTGACAGATGCATAGATCACTCTAAGGTAGCTGTATCATCAAAATACCTGCCCTAGTGTGGGTGATGATTCAGCAAAGCTGCGTCCTTGAACTCCCTATAACCACCTTCAGTCACCAATTTTCTGATGTAGGAAGTGAACCATGTGGGCAATTAACTTTCCTGGATAGTCAACATGAAGCTAGAAACAGAATTAGCTTCCCTTCATCCCAGAGGCTTCACTGTGAGGAAGTTGCCTTCCCACCAAGCTTCCTTGTTCCAAACACACCTACAGACATTTTGGCTTGCACCAGGCAGACATgaacacacaagcaggcaaagtGTCTATATACATTTTGTTTGAAGAGAGCACTACCACTCTTCCAGAGAAgctaagtttggttcccatcatccATGTCTGAGAGCTCATAACTacatataactccagctccagtggatctaacaccctcttctggcccctgtggggtaacattaaaaataaaccctaaaaatatttttaaagattttgtaattttgttttatgtgtatgagtgtctggtcctctgcaagagcaagttcTCTtagctcctgagccatctcatcagctcctaaaaaatatttttaaaaaacaaagttgggGCTAGAGGCCAGTGAAATGGCCAGGATGCTTgttgccaagactgatgacctgagtttgacccccaagacccacatagtggaaggaaggaagcactCCACTGAGTTATCCTCTTGTATCTACATATGCACTGTGGCACTGCACTTAATActcacacatcatatacacataataaatacttTATGTTGAGGCTAGATTTGCTGGATTCATTTAAAGCTGAACACCTAAGTCTACTCTTCCGACCTCTGTATTTACTtccaattattttaaatgtaaagatcAAATTTAGTGTATAACAAAACTAGCTGCTTTCACCTTTTCCAACAGCAGATGGTGCTGTTGAACATTGTAATttgtaattataaaaatttttaattctaaaatacaTAGATATCACtagagacccaggttcagttcctagcacacacatagtaactcacaaccatctgtaactccaggcccaggggaTCGAATGCCTtctgtgggcactacacacaCGTGGTGCTCAGACGTACATGCAGAGAAACCAacaatacacataatataaaaggGAGCTTTTAAGTTAATTACACTCAAATATTTCATGATATACTAACTGAAAGCATTGAAATAGAAGGaggatttaaatatataatttatgggatgtgaatgtagctcagtggtaaagcatttgcctaagatacaaaggccctgggtttaatccctaacaggacagagagaaagggtagggggagggagggagagagagagatcagggaaggcAATATGTAGCTCAATGGTTGTGTCTGCAATAGCATGtacaaggttctgggttcaatctaGTGcccaacacatacatatacacacacaatatacacatatgGAGTATGCTCACATATAATAAACCTGTATTCTACATGTTGGTTCATATTCTTTAGAGTTCTAGAGATCAGACAGCTTTATTATCACTAGACCAAGTCCTATACTACTGTGCTAACCTCAACTTTGgcccacattttattttattttagacagatCTTCATGTGGCCAAGGCTGtccttgaagtcctgatcctcctgcctccacttcccaagtgttaaCATGTCATAGTTAGGAGcttgagatatggctcagcagctaagttaagagtgcttgctactcttccagaagacccagagtttggttcccagaacctggCTCAGACAGCAGCTTTAAGGGTGCCAAAGCCCTCTTCTAGCATGTGCTGGGCTTTCTCTAGAGGCGGTGGAACTTGGAAGAGTGGAGCCAATATATGAGGCTGACTGGTCTTATGCAATagtcaactttattcagagcatcagacaatttatactctgagggttaagaaaggtcacatgagtaaagttttcatgagtttaacctgtgtacaatcacaaggacaagctgcacaatacaaaaaacatattttccattgaggcatataaacaaatacaagaGCCAGTTACTCACTCCTGTTTGCTATACCTGGGAGGAGgtaaca from Peromyscus eremicus unplaced genomic scaffold, PerEre_H2_v1 PerEre#2#unplaced_120, whole genome shotgun sequence harbors:
- the LOC131901615 gene encoding uncharacterized protein LOC131901615 is translated as MASHTVYKYWFLHCHEVNTPKRKRRGGARRGGESRDQGFAVGRTEWRWSASPPARVGCKASGSAERRRGRAQAPEAEAAAATRSRLQAPEWGGTRPGRRRRRRRLRQARLRGGAEAGRRAAAMAQCVQSVQELIPDSFVPCVAALCSDEAERLTRLNHLSFAELLKPFSRLTSEVHMRDPNNQLHIIKNLKIAVSNIVTQPPQPGAIGKLLNDVVSCSQPAEGSVANVITAGDYDLNISDRSIKASVPWYSNWKDTFMELKESSLYTDSMLPVLGPLGIS